Proteins encoded together in one Impatiens glandulifera chromosome 1, dImpGla2.1, whole genome shotgun sequence window:
- the LOC124920765 gene encoding transmembrane emp24 domain-containing protein p24delta9-like encodes MAMIDHRSTVVSIVIIVLVFVSVIAESLRFDLTSGHTKCIAEDIKSNSMTVGKYHIVNPNEGQTLPESHNLTVRVTSTYGNSYHYADHVNSGEFAFQAAEAGDYMVCFWAVDHTPQVTISIDFDWRTGVAAKDWTNVAKKGSVDSMEFELKKLQEMITSIHEEMFYLREREEEMQKLNKSTNSTMGWLSFLSLCVCLSVAGLQFWHLKNFFQKKKLI; translated from the exons ATGGCGATGATTGATCATAGATCCACAGTCGTATCAATTGTTATTATAGTCTTGGTGTTTGTTTCTGTCATAGCTGAATCGCTTCGATTTGATCTAACATCGGGCCATACAAAATGCATAGCCGAAGATATCAAGAGCAATTCCATGACTGTCGGGAAGTATCACATAGTCAATCCAAACGAAGGCCAGACACTACCCGAATCTCACAATCTTACTGTCAGG gtTACTTCTACGTATGGAAACAGCTATCATTACGCGGACCATGTGAATTCCGGGGAATTTGCTTTTCAGGCAGCCGAGGCTGGGGACTACATGGTTTGCTTTTGGGCGGTTGATCACACACCACAAGTTACAATTTCTATTGATTTTGATTGGAGGACTGGTGTAGCTGCCAAGGACTGGACCAATGTTGCTAAGAAAGGCTCAGTTGAT TCAATGGAGTTTGAACTGAAGAAGCTACAGGAGATGATTACTTCGATTCATGAAGAGATGTTTTATCTCCGCGAAAG GGAAGAAGAAATGCAGAAGCTAAACAAAAGCACAAACTCCACAATGGGTTGGTTAAGTTTTCTTTCCCTATGTGTTTGCCTATCAGTAGCTGGTTTGCAATTCTGGCACTTGAAGAACTTTTTCCAAAAGAAGAAGCTCATTTAG
- the LOC124922188 gene encoding galactoside 2-alpha-L-fucosyltransferase-like translates to MRYWVSLRFLLSTFVFTIILFSRNFMSSGGDRLAAFLGTRGLNVDKRHDTFLGFGGLLEEGYYDEGSCTSKRESTLYRKPSLHEPSTYLVSRLRKYESMHRKCGPNTQNYYQALKLLSSNNSGSGVNYQNFEDCKYLVWIPRSGLGNKLVSLVSTFLYALLTTRVLLIDQQVSMEGLFCEPFKNTTWILPSDFPLRSEFGGFRHGSPYSYGRIILNKMNTNASSFVYLHVSFDSDDLDMLLFCKEYQIPLQKVPWLVIRSDQYFAPSLFLTPTFDEELENLFPKKDTVFHHLGRYLFHPSNEVWGLIKRYYDAHLADAKERIGIQIRDFATTPMGFGRMKKHIFRHYLPQFAHDESIVRQIEDICNVTSLDRHMMDRVVSCFLERKLLPNVRNPNLATMNISNEDQTIRSKAVLVTSLSSSYYKNISEMYRDILGVFQPSNEGVQKSGKSTHNMKAWAEIYLLSLMDELITTPFSTFGYVARGLGGKRAWMVNGPHREMEANEPSCIQVTSMEPCFHNPPSNYHCNFETRSMVPNYVQHCEDLKWGLKLVDVHNH, encoded by the exons ATGAGATATTGGGTGTCACTACGTTTTCTATTGTCTACTTTTGTGTTTACGATCATACTTTTCTCCAGAAATTTTATGAGCTCCGGTGGTGATCGATTAGCAGCATTTCTCGGAACTAGAG gtttaaATGTTGATAAACGCCACGACACATTTCTCGGCTTCGGGGGACTACTCGAAGAAGGTTATTACGATGAAGGTTCATGCACAAGCAAACGCGAATCAACTCTCTATCGTAAACCCTCCCTTCACGAGCCTTCTACTTACTTAGTCTCGAGATTACGAAAATATGAGTCCATGCATAGAAAATGCGGTCCTAATACTCAAAATTACTACCAAGCCCTAAAATTGCTCTCCTCAAATAATAGTGGTTCTGGtgttaattatcaaaattttgaagATTGTAAATACCTAGTTTGGATTCCTCGAAGTGGTTTGGGAAATAAATTAGTAAGCCTAGTCTCTACATTTCTATATGCCCTCCTCACTACTAGGGTTTTGCTCATCGATCAACAAGTTAGCATGGAAGGTCTCTTCTGCGAGCCCTTCAAGAACACGACGTGGATCCTCCCATCGGATTTTCCCTTGAGGAGTGAATTCGGAGGCTTCCGCCATGGCTCTCCTTACTCTTATGGCCGGATCATACTAAATAAGATGAACACAAACGCCTCATCTTTTGTGTATCTCCATGTGTCTTTTGATTCTGACGATCTTGACATGCTCTTATTTTGCAAAGAGTATCAAATCCCACTTCAAAAAGTGCCATGGCTTGTGATAAGATCGGACCAATATTTCGCCCCGTCTCTATTCTTAACTCCCACCTTTGATGAAGAACTCGAAAATCTATTCCCAAAAAAGGACACCGTCTTCCATCACTTGGGAAGGTACCTCTTTCACCCTTCAAACGAAGTTTGGGGACTCATCAAGAGGTACTACGACGCGCACTTGGCCGACGCGAAAGAGAGAATTGGTATCCAAATAAGAGACTTCGCCACCACTCCCATGGGGTTCGGACGAATGAAGAAACACATATTCAGACACTACCTCCCTCAATTCGCGCACGACGAATCCATCGTGCGACAGATTGAGGATATTTGTAACGTGACAAGCTTGGACCGACACATGATGGACCGAGTCGTGTCGTGCTTCCTCGAACGCAAGCTCTTGCCAAACGTGCGCAATCCAAACCTAGCCACGATGAACATCTCAAACGAAGACCAAACAATTAGGTCGAAGGCAGTTTTAGTGACGTCTTTGAGCTCGTCTTACTACAAGAATATAAGCGAGATGTATCGAGATATTCTTGGAGTTTTCCAACCGAGCAACGAGGGCGTACAGAAAAGTGGTAAGAGTACGCATAATATGAAGGCGTGGGCGGAGATATATCTATTGAGCTTGATGGATGAATTGATAACGACCCCGTTTTCGACTTTTGGGTATGTAGCTCGAGGTCTTGGAGGCAAAAGGGCATGGATGGTGAATGGACCTCATAGAGAAATGGAAGCAAATGAGCCATCTTGTATTCAAGTTACATCAATGGAGCCTTGCTTTCACAATCCTCCATCTAATTATCATTGTAACTTCGAAACTAGATCCATGGTTCCTAATTATGTCCAGCACTGTGAGGATTTGAAGTGGGGTCTTAAATTGGTTGATGTTCATAATcactag
- the LOC124923752 gene encoding galactoside 2-alpha-L-fucosyltransferase-like — protein MHEDVLLGGLLEEESNKGTCISKRESALYRKPSPHKPSPYLISRLRKYEAMHRKCGPNSSNFDKAVKRFSPEKGAPSMTNYSIEECKYLIWIPSNGLGNRLVSIVSAFLYALLTNRVFLIDEPESEDDLLCEPFENTTWLLPPSFPPKIYFTRFHRNLPNSYGNTIKNMNTSTRDFFINNASVPPLFYLHQLFDCDDHDMLFYCDDYQLPLKKTQWLVLRSDEYFAPSLFLMPAYEQELSRLFPKKDKLFHHLSRYLFHPSNVVWGLVKRYYDAYFSGANEKIGIQIRDFKTTPMSFKGSSKRIFSYYFPFFARNKRVNQQIRDICSVTSMDAYMMDRIVSCLLDQGILPKPVIRNVPNDKYIVSYPNTKPISKAVMVASLSLSYYDNISNMYWEQPTENGEVIRICQPSHENSQHNEKMTHNMKAWAEIYLLSLMDVLIISPFSTFGYVAQGLSGKKVWMINSPHVKIPPTEPSCVRAKSPEPCFHSPPYYDCKAKYGVDPGSRVPYVQHCEDLKWGIKLVDGDDL, from the coding sequence ATGCACGAAGACGTTTTGCTCGGAGGATTACTAGAAGAAGAATCCAATAAAGGAACTTGCATAAGCAAGCGCGAATCCGCACTTTATCGTAAACCTTCGCCTCACAAACCTTCTCCATATCTCATCTCGAGATTGCGAAAGTACGAAGCTATGCATAGAAAATGCGGACCTAATTCTTCCAATTTTGATAAAGCCGTGAAGAGATTCTCCCCGGAAAAGGGAGCCCCCTCCATGACTAATTACTCGATAGAAGAATGCAAATATCTCATTTGGATTCCTTCCAATGGCTTGGGTAATAGATTGGTGAGTATAGTTTCCGCATTCCTCTACGCTCTACTCACGAATAGGGTTTTCCTCATCGACGAGCCGGAGAGCGAGGATGATCTCTTGTGCGAGCCATTCGAGAACACAACATGGCTTCTTCCTCCCAGTTTTCCGCCAAAGATATATTTCACGAGGTTTCATCGAAACCTTCCAAATTCTTACGGTAACACGATAAAGAATATGAACACGAGCACCCGTGATTTCTTCATTAATAATGCGTCGGTTCCACCTTTGTTTTATCTTCATCAGCTATTTGATTGCGATGATCATGACATGCTCTTTTATTGCGACGACTATCAACTCCCGCTAAAGAAAACGCAATGGTTGGTGTTGAGATCGGATGAATACTTTGCACCGTCGCTATTTTTAATGCCAGCCTACGAGCAAGAACTAAGTAGATTATTCCCCAAGAAAGACAAGTTGTTTCATCATTTAAGTAGATACCTTTTCCACCCTTCAAATGTCGTGTGGGGACTTGTCAAGCGGTACTACGATGCTTACTTTTCCGGGGCAAATGAGAAAATCGGTATCCAAATAAGGGACTTCAAAACCACACCAATGTCTTTCAAAGGGTCGAGTAAACGAATTTTTAGCtactattttcctttttttgcgCGCAACAAAAGAGTAAATCAACAAATTCGAGATATTTGCAGCGTAACAAGCATGGATGCTTACATGATGGACCGGATCGTGTCATGCTTGCTAGACCAAGGGATTTTGCCCAAACCGGTTATAAGAAACGTCCCTAACGACAAGTACATTGTATCATATCCAAATACAAAACCTATATCAAAAGCCGTCATGGTGGCATCATTGAGTTTGTCATACTACGACAACATAAGCAACATGTATTGGGAACAACCTACGGAAAATGGAGAGGTTATAAGGATTTGCCAACCTAGCCACGAGAATAGCCAACATAACGAGAAGATGACACACAACATGAAGGCGTGGGCCGAGATATATCTCCTAAGTTTGATGGATGTGTTGATCATAAGCCCATTTTCTACGTTCGGCTATGTAGCTCAAGGATTGAGCGGCAAAAAAGTGTGGATGATTAATTCTCCTCACGTGAAAATCCCACCAACCGAACCGTCTTGTGTTCGAGCTAAGTCGCCCGAGCCTTGCTTCCATAGTCCTCCTTATTATGAC